In the genome of Daucus carota subsp. sativus chromosome 9, DH1 v3.0, whole genome shotgun sequence, the window atacattaaaatacattgatgtTCCCtttaacccttaatgtttaatgcccctTTTAACCATCTCGTGTTGAAATGTCAATTTTGTCTACtccgttatataccggtatacgTCATAAGAGCTAAAAGGTAcaacaaagatactttgagggtcgaaatgTACATTTTTAAACtacgaggccgcatcggaacttacACCCAAATTTCAAAACCTAAAAAGTCATTAagcttatatttttataaaaaagaaataatttttgcGGAGTAAAAAAACTGGAAACTAGAGGGATGGTATATGTTTGAGTGTGTAAATAAGAAAAGATAACGAAATCCAAAACACGTTACAAGAAATTGTGATTAAATAGCACTTGTATCGCTCCATTATTATTGTCTTAATAACAGGCTTACATGTAACCCCATATAATATTAAGCAACATCGTCGTCGTCGTCATATCTTGGAAAACACACAACACAAATGGCAAACACTGAAGAGCAGCTTGAAGCTCTTACAAGCGCCTTCTCAGGTTCACACATGCAGATTAATCACGCACATTTCTATTTCAACATTCTCGTCACTCATTATATAATGCTACAATTCATTTAAATCATTTCTTTTGGTGAATTGTGTTTTTACTTTAAGCCTTTTTAATTATCGTTGTTTTGTATATATTGAATCTAGATGGAATCAGGTGGTGCTGATGTATTTGTGTTTTGAATTGTGTGTGGTAGGACTTGGAGTTGatgagaaaattttgatttcggTGTTGGGAAAAGCCAATGCGGATGACAGGAAATCTTATAGGAAAGGAATTCAATTTTTCGCCGAGGATGATCGCTCGTTTGAGAAGTGGGAGGATGATCATGTTCAACAGCTCGAACGCGAGTTTTCGCGCTTCAAGGTATGAAATTGTGGTTCGTAGCTTGTTATTGTTGTGAGGTCTCGTGAAGAATGAGTGTATATTGAAATTGTGGTTTGTAGCTTATTATTATTGTGAGATCTCTTAAAGAATGAGTGTGGTTCGTAGCTTATTATTGTTGTGAGATCTCCTAAAGAATGAGTGTGGATTGAAATTGTGGTTCGTAGCTTATTATTATTGTGAGATCTTTTAAAGAATGAGTGTAGATTGAAATTGTGGTTCGTAGCTTGTTATTATTGTGAGATCTCTTAAAGAATGAGTGTAGATTGAAATTGTGGTTCGTAGCTTGTTATTATTGTGAGATCTCTTAACGAATGAGTGTGGATTGAAATTGTGGTTCGTAGCTTGTTATTATTGTGAGATCTCTTAAAGAATGAGTGTAGATTGAAATTGTGGTTCATAGCTTATTATTAATGTGAGATCTCTTGAAGAATGAGTGTAGATTGAAATTGTGGTTCATAGCTTGTTATTATTGTGAGATCTTTTAAAGAATGAGTGTAGATTGAAATTGTGGTTCGTGGCTTATTATTATTGTGAGATCTCTTAAAGAATGAGTGTAAATTGAATGCTAACATCAGCACCTTCTTGTTGATGCACAAGAGGGACTGCCGTACTGAAGAGATGAGTCTGAATTCAATAGATAGGAATTAGGATCAGCGGTGGAGTGAGTCCTTTTGGGGATCTCTGGCTGCAATTCGTGGATTTGTGTATTTActgtatataaaacaaatattcaatattattattaaagctCGACTTGATatctttaaactttttttttgcaagATCAGCTGGtgattttaacttttttattctgatccatattattattttttgaatgtatAAAATGGGAAGTTGAGGGGCTGATGACTGTCTTTACCCTCGCCACCATGTGGTTCCACCGCAAGATAGTGTATCACTTTAGAGTAACAATAGGATTGCGATTGTGAATTGTAAATGTATTCTAGCAGTCTCAATTTATATTGGTGCTGTTTGTTATGTGATAGTAGAATGCGATGGTGTATTGGACTATGCATCCATGGGAAAGGGATGCTCGTATGGCAAAGAATGCTTTGTTGAAAGGGGCCCAGTCGTATAATGTGATCGCAGAGATTGCATGTACTAGATCATCAGAAGAGCTGTTGGGTGCAAGAAAAGCTTACCACTCCCTGTATGATCACTCCATTGAGGAAGATCTTGCTGTCAATGTTTCCGGCCCGGAATGTAAGGTGAGATTTCACATTCTAGGTGCTCTGATAGCTTTTTTAGAGTTCAGAACATTAATTTAGacatcaaaatttttgaaaGTTTCATTTACTTCCAATTGGTACAAAGTATGTTGCACTTGGGAAGGAAATTATGTAGATTTATATACAAGTTGAACTGTATGATTAGCAGTTTTACTTGCGCGCCATGAAGTGAGACACTACCAAAAACAAATGGAAAGCTTTATTCGATTCAGTAAAATTTAAGATTGAAATTTCCAGTTTAGGGGTTAAGTTTAAGTTTCTTTGTAAGATCTGTTTTAAATCTATGAGTTCAGTTGGCGTAACCCATGAAAATGAAACTGTACAACCTTCTTTTAatcatatttatgaaaaattattaatactgAAAAACCCAAAGTATCTTATCTAGAAAAGTAAGAAAGAAAAGTATGTCtagaatatgattatatatttgtcCTTGAGCAGCTGTTGGTAGCACTCGTAAGTGCTTATCGGTATGAAGGCTCAAAAGTTAACGAAGAAACTGCAAAATCAGAAGCCAAGATATTCTGCAATGCCGTTAAGGATGCGTCCAAGAACCCTGTTGAGGATGAAGAAGTTATAAGGATCCTAACAACTAGAAGTAAGCTCCACATCAGCACTCTATACAAACACTACAAAGAAATCTGCGGCAATAGCATGGATGAggtacaaattaaaatttctagCTCCACATCACCACATTGTTTTATATAATATGGAATCAGTTTAATAAACATGTGAATTCCAGGATCTTGACAAGGAGTCACTCTTGAAAGTCACGGTTCAGTGCTTGTCTACCCCAGAAGCATATTTTAGCAAGGTGATGGACTAATCGCATTTTCATTACATTATATCTTGATTTTGGAACATCTCGTTTAATTCTATATTGTTTTTATCACCTGCAGGCATTGGATGATGCATTAAATGGAGAGGCGGAGGAGCATACTAAGGATGCTCTAACTCGAGTAATCGTTACCCAAGCGGATGCCAATCTACAAAAGATCACAGAAGAGTACCATCACAAGTACCGAGTTAATATCTCAGACAAAATTGATGAAGAGGTCAACGGAAACTATAAAGATTTCTTACTGACAGTGCTTGCTAGAGGACGCTAATCATATATTACTGATTCTAGCTGTCCTGCAGTCACCCTTTTGAGTTACCGCTTCTATGTTTTTGATATCTTGTGCTTTTATGAGTACCGTAATGCTGTTCTGGAAATGTTCTGCACTTGTTTTATCTgagaaataattaatattttatgttaagCTTTTCAAAGTGTTGCTCCTTATGCACCCATTATACAAACAATGTTCGTTTTTGTATGCATATTGGTTTGTTTTCGGTACTCAATcgcctaagagcatctccaacggtgttggctataatcattggctaaattggacctgtaagacgttatgtaaaatttgttgaacctgtaagacatttctcttcaatggtattggctatattggttggctataatttaaaaatagcatgttattaatattttagattgttaaaatagaatatatcagttcaatatggtaataaatgatgtgcaatcttcctacagatttcttacagacctgtagaggttcgacaaatttagccatccataggaggttggctaaatttatagacaacaggtcactgtggttggagtgtgaatttttgaagtggttggttaaattttttatttttggcatgacaactcatcttttagttaaggggtcttcatggttggagatgctctaagatgtTTTTTGGGTAGCATGAAAATCTTTTCATTCCCCATCTCATACCTCCCTGTCAAAGTCTTGGAGGTGATCTAAGCTATAAGCTataatattagatgattatccatatattatattatagccaacaaatatacataacgCTCTTGGAGTTGAACTAACCTCTTGGTTTTAATTtaccttttttaaaataaaattacgtGGACATTGATTTAGGATTTATTATTAATAGGGGATGGAACTAACGGGGTCATtcttagttaaaaaatatatctgtTGATGATGAAAACCAGGACTTCACTCTTAGTGATCGTTAGTTTACAGATAGGAAGTTAATTCCTATGTAATTTGGTTGATAAAATAGGTTTTAACTTCTTAACGGAAATGTATGTTACCAAGGGGTCTAGATGAATAACTTCCTGTATTGAAGGTATTTAATATTTCCCCAACCTAATGTCAATCAAACAATTTCATCAGGATTGGATAGTTTAAAGAGTGTAAGCAGATCAAAACAAATTAATCTTATCAATTTTTGTGCTTATTATGTGCACATAAACACGCCATAAAAAAAACTGTTTTATCAAATACTACTTCCTAGGAATTTCTACTTCCTAAGTATTTAGATGTCGACCAAACAAGTActtagttaattatttttagaaaaaatgcaTTACGTACATTTTCTAGAAATAGATtgtttaattcagaaaaaatatatgataagtCTAATAGGGTCAGACAAACACCGCAGAGATTAAAAATACTGAACAGTCTTCGTCAATCGTCAGTTAGGGTACCAGCTGGTTACTTTTTAATCTACCCAGTAATTTATCCAAGAGTTGAAATGGGAACCACAGAAGTTGTCTTCATGGACAAATCCACACATACAGTCAAGAGGGATATCATACATAAACAAAGAGAAATGATAAGATTgtctaaataaaaattcaaactgaATCATGCACTCAGCTTCCTTGGCATGCCACCTGTGTCACACTCACAGTCAACCACAATCTTTAAGCAATATGCTAATGATTGTGACTTCTGATACATTAGAGTCTAAATAGAAGACTTCCAGAGATGTTCCGGACAGTTTATCCTGTACATTCTCTCGGGGCACtgtataaaatatatagcaTAATGCCGCTATGTGACTTTCCGCGACAGGAATAAGCGCTAAACACACAAATAACTCTTACAGATGAAGAAACTAATTCTGTCCAGATTCAGAATATATACTAATGGCATTGATCATTTTAGTTACACAAAAACCAGAAAAGGAAAAAGACGATAACATCTAAATCACAGCATCTGTTGCTTCCTGCCAATACTTTAACGAAGAGTTTACTTGTTACAGAAAACCTGGGAACCACTAACTTAACATACTAAATAAGAGGGGCAGATAAACATTGACAAGAACATCAATATATCCATAGCTCAGGTCAAAGCATTCCTGCATCACAAAGTTATAGGCAAACCATCTTTAGAGGCAATAACTTTAAAGTTATAATACAACTTATTTCCAATTGATATAAACtcaaaacatatttatattaaaaccTCAAACAGGTTCATGATGATCCGTACCGAACAGTTAGTTGGATAGAGTGGTGTGCAGGGGATAACTAGATGAACTAGTTGTGTTTTTCTAATATACTTTCAATGGTTCACAAACGTAGCTACAGAAGTGAACACTTCAATAGAAGGTTTGCCAAAAAAGGatatacaaattaaatttacaacaaaatttaatatgattCCTAATAGTCCCGTGGCAACCGACTTGGGTTTTAAGAAGGTTTTACCTTGTGTTGCTACTCCATCAGATGTTAATCGTCCAAGTACTTACATCCTTAGTTTGAATCCCTTGGAAAGGAAATCATCTCTACAAATAAACCAGGACAACGCTTAAAATCAGAACAAACAAAGTCATGTGTTTCAAATATGGCAATACATGATAATACTGTATACATGAAAATTCAGGTTTCAACAAACTTTCTTAATAATATATGAGGGTAAAAGGGATTGGCCCATTATCCATCACATCTAGATATTTCCTCGTAATTATAATAAACTGAACAAACCTCGacaaagtcaaaacatgaaaaaccAAAATATAAACTACATGTATGATGCATCCATGGTTTGGCACAATGAAATCCAAGGGAAGTGCAAAAAAAAATGTCTTAGCCAGTTGAAGTGGGGAACCAACAAACCCGCCCATGCAATCACGGCCAATGTACAATATTATTGCATAAGCATCTGTATTTATATTGGTTGTTAAAATAAATGCTTTTACCTTATAACATACGCTTATCACACATGAATAATGCCCCAGGCCAACAGCCACTGTGATTTATAGATAATTCATATATACCAAAAGCTAGCCAAGCAATAAATGCACCATTGACACAGACCACACACCACACACCACACAAATGACAGAATATATACTACCTGTTCTTATGTTGTTTCTTGTCCTGATTGTCTTGAGATGGCTTCTGCAACGGCTTATCCTGATTATCGTTGGTGAACTGTAAAAGACTCTCAGTGTATAGATAAGACTCAAAATTGATTGGAATTCCACGAATCCAAACATGTTTAGCTGCCTTCCTATTAATTTCATACCACACAAGTTTTGTGCTGTCCACCTCTAGAAGTACACTTTTGCGGCTCTCGGAAAAAGTAATAGGTCTAAAATAGGTAAAAGATCCAAGTGGGCCAGGCTGCTTCAGTGAAAGTGCTTTGGACCAAAGATCTCCCGCCCCGGAAGTATTCATCAGCCACAAGTCAACACGAGAACCACGATACTTATATAGTATTCCAAGGGATTCTTCAACAGGAAACATACTCCTTCTAGGTGTCGCGTTGGGAGGTAAAGGGACTTCTTTAAACTGTTCAAGACCTAGATCAAAACTAACAAAGTCTTCAGAGAAGTTTGCTGGATCTTTGACAGCAAACCAATGCAGAGCTCCATTTGCAAATATGCCTCGATCCCCTATCAACTGAACGTTACTCGGAACATCTTGAATCCGTTTCCAGGAATCAGATTTGAGGCTGTAGACTATGACCTTCATGCCAGAAAACCGAAAACAAGATTCTCCTATCTTAACAATCTTGTAATCATCATTAACATGATCATATCCAAAACCACACTGCACAAACTCAGATGAATCACGAGAACGCGGAAAATCAGCTGGCGCACTGGGTATCTTTCTACCCTTCCTGGTTGACggattaaatataaaaagcTCATTCATCATATCCTTCGCCACACAAACTAATCCATTTGCAGCACCGAAAAATACAGCACCGGAGACAAGAGCCCCAAGTGGACCATTAATTTCTACAGCATCACCACCACCATCCAAAGCCTCGAAATCCGCCAAGTAAAACTTTCCAACATCATAACCACTGAAAATGACACTACGCTTATTGCACTCAATCATTCTTCTCCAATGCTTCTTACCAAATTCATTGCTATCAATTAAACGACACCATTCTTTCGACACACATCGAAAACGAAGGAGATATTTAACGGGTAGGCGCAATAGTATTTCATTCTCCATTAATTCATAAggaagcttcattttcagaaAATCAACAGCCTGAAGCTTCGAAAACATTAACATataaactaattaaataattagcTAAACAAAAAGGGAAACTATAAGCTGAATACATGAATTACAGATGTAAAGGCGTATGTAAATTTGAACCAAGAATTCTATATAGATATAATGTAGAGAGATATACAAGGAGGTTAAGCAATTACCCAATCTCCAGCGGCGTGCTTTCGGATTTAGAACCAGAGAGTTAACTCTAGTCTATGGACTGAACAACTCGTTGAAATTCCGATgagtaaatatatattgattcaATGGGTTAAAAACCCCCTGTTACATATTCCAACTATTCATTTCCATTATAAAATTCCCGTCCTGTGAAGCAGGATACAAATTTTGGACAGGATACAGTTTTTGTTCGTTAGATGAATATCCGTTGTCagaatcataataaaattttgatgtcaGCTTTTTTAATCATTGCACGGAATAATGtgcattaatatataaattttggatAGGATACAGTTTTTGTTCGTTGGATGAATTCCCGTCATCAGAatcataacaaaattttaatatgtcagCTTTTTTAATCAAATGTGATCACAGTTCAAAATCCTTAAAAAGTGTtggatttattaaaaatatattaaattctcGTAAATAGACATTcatctaaaaaatgaaaaataatttatcatttaacaGATTATAAGTGATTGTCAGAAACCAATACCCTCGTAAAAATGTAATTGGACTTAATTCGTGAAGTCacataacaaattttaattagagattaattgaatataattaattattaataaccaTAATTGATCATTCCGGCGAAAGAAAATCATAATTGATCATCGATTTTTAGAATTGAGGGTGTAATCTATTAGTTGTAGAACGGGGATTGTATGGACAATCATTTTCTGGGAGCAGTAGCGGAATCAGGGGATAGGGGATGCAAGAGCCCCTGAACTCGAAAAAAGAGTGTATATCTAGCCCTCGTTGAATTATCGATGtcgatatgattttttttagcttccgctgaattataaatatcatagaGAGGGACTTGCTTTCCAAATTTCAAGGtatgatattttgattgattcttggataaattattattctttaatCTTTTTGTATCTGCTGTGATTTTGATAAAGAGATTTTTAATTGAGGGTTCCGGATTTCTCAAGAATTAGAGTTTCAACTTTGAACAACTGAGTGGTGTATAATTTGATGAACATAATGTGGGGATTCTGCTGTTTGATGAACATAATGTGTGGGTTCTGCGGTTTGTTGAACTTtgaaattgtttttagaaacgtactttagtaaaagaaataagaaaagaaaggaGTTGGGAAGATGATACTGATGAAAGAAAACACACACGAAACATGCCTTTTGCAGAATAGATTTAGATCCCCTCCTAAATACGTTATAAATACGTATTGAACGTTCTTCCCATTTATTAAAGGAATATGTTAGGCACCCCAAAATATTATCCCAAGTTTTTTTCCCAAATTATGTGTCGAAATCTGATTGGTTTCATTCAATCcaataataatgagaccccTTGTATATACATCAATCATCCGATCACAATTTTCCACTTGTCTATACGACTATACCACAACATTTGGTAAGGAAATTTGGGGGAAAATTTTGGGGTACTTAGCATCCCCCTTTATTAAATaactttaaaattcattttctgaTTAACTTACTTCTCTATTTTcgggtaaaataaatattataatcatgaAAATCATAAGTAGactatatattgtttagtgaaaAATCACTAAAAGGGATCAAGATATCGAACCGCGAACCGGATTCGCTGGTCATTGTACCTGACTCATAAGAACTAGCGTTTTATGCACCTGATCTCgataggggtgagcattcggttcggttaaccgaaaaccgaaccgaataaccgaaaaaATTCCGGTTCCGTTAACCAAAATGCAAATTtcagttcggttttcggtagggAAATTTGTGAAATTCGGTTTTTCGGTATTTCGGTTTTTAACCGCGgttaaccgaaaaaccgaattaaTAACCGAACTTTtttgtattttacaaaatattaataacataattaagttgATCTATTCTTGATCCCCCTTGGCTGTTCATAACTGACTCTCGACTCTCAGATCTGCGGAAGTTGAGGATTTCTTAAGTTGTCCTTAGCTCTTGGCAGAATCACTAGTATGCGAACATCCGGAGACGCTTGGAGCAGCAGCAGATCTCCAGAAGCATTCAAGCAGCAGAGCATCTTTGTTTTATGTTAGCtaaatattgaaattaaaaacctACACTTCTTAATATATTAAAGTGCTCATCGTAACTAAactgaattttttaaattttctgaatgttttttgaaattttgctatttcttttaaaatttcggttttcggtaaaaaccgaattattttatttcggtttcggttttaaccgaatatatttcggttcggttttgtagagatattttcataatttcGGTTTCGATTAACCGAAaaaaattcggtttcggttaaccgaatgcacaAGCCTAGATCTCGTACCCGAACGACCCGTGAACAACACTGTTTGAGACCCCCTGAATCTAAGGCCTGGTTCTGCCACTATCTGGGAgcaatttttcaatattttttctaGCAACAACCTTTCTGTCATTTTTATAATGGCCTCGAATGAATATATAAATCATGGATAAGACACGTACCTCCTGCATCAAATGTTTATAAAAATTCAAGGAGCTGCGAAGTTATATTATAAGGAGCCTATTGTGAAACTTTCTAATTGATAAATCGTATGGAGGGATTTATGCGGAccctttatataataaattctgGCTACTTCACAATTCCATTTCGGTGAGTTGGGGAGGGATTTATGCAGATCCTTTACATAATAAATATTGCTTCACCTTTCCATTTCTATGTAATGTGTAATAATATGATGTTGTTGatggaggaatttggtaatcaataAAGATAAGGTTCGTCGTCGGAATAAAAATCTATCAAGGTGGTTGTTTGAGAAGAAATCCTGCAAAATATTGTGGTTGCGTGTTTATTGATGGCTGGGGACAAGGGAATTGTAAGTTGCTTCATCACTCTCAACTTCCAATCCCTTTAATGTACTTATGTAACCTGTATTTATAATGTTTATCAAATCATATGTAGTTCCTAGAGGCCAAGAAACCTAAATCGAATAGTAGTAGGTTTCTTGGGTGAGCCCGTATCCAAGACGGTGACCCATAGATTGGACGAGTCTTCTAGAGTCTTCTGCCGAGGCGGTTTTGATATGTTTGAAGGGAGAGCCCTCTCCATCAAGATCTTGCGTTGAAGCCCGATACTTCACTCCAAATCCCAATACATCACGGATTCGGTATTACCCCTAACTACTGAAGGTAATACTCACCGTTATTTTTTGTATCTTGAGGGTAGATGCATGGTATAATCGTGTGCCAACCCTTAATGTTTATCGACAAGTACTTATCCCCGGTGAAGATAGCCCACTAGAATACATGAAAAGGTCGCCACCTAAACCACCGAAACATATGATCATCTCAACCCCCCAGTGAGGATAACCACCAGAATACATGATTAAGATATGTGATCATTCTTCGAACTACTCCGAAGAGACTTTCATAAGTATCATGATCACCTAAAACCTTCACACGAGGATAACCCAGCAAAATACAAGATTGAGGGTTGTAGATCACTGTCAGATGTTATCCCCTAAAGGGGTCTTTAAAAGTACCCCGTGGAGGGGGCTTCAATATTTTCTAATTGAGAGGTCTTCATTTAAACACGCCCTTTCCAGGGACAAGGCTCTTTTACACTCAATTTCCAACTACACAACATAATGATGAGTCTCTCCTTTTATCACATACATCCACTAAATTGATCAAAGAAAGCTTGGTTCTTATGAGCGCACTATACATGCCGCCCCCCTCCTTTTATCGAAAGACACATCATCCTTCCCTGCGGGcggcttattttttttaagggcTTATTCCTAATCCCATTAGATATAAACTTAATCCATTTATAAATGGATGAATTTGCCTATAACAAGTACtctccaaattattttgatattaaaaatgTTGGGGGAATTTTCATGACCCTCCACTACACCAAATATGGCCTATTGCAACCCTAACATACATTTGTGTTGCATAAAATGTTGcaatagataaaaaatttgCTACTCTATTGTAATATTTTGCAAAGTGTTGTATAAAATAGAAAAGTGTTACGAACGAACTtgtcaaaaacaaaatttagacCAAACGCAATACTTTTAAAAACGTTACAATACATAGTTTACAATTTGGCTGAAAAATAGGCGGGGGCTTCAAGTTTAATGGCGGGATATGAAATTTTGGTaccaaaattttattacacataaattttattacacaaaAATTCTATTACAGTATCCTCAACTCTCTCTCACACTCTCTCTCACACTATCTCTCTCCACCACTATCTCTCTCGCGCGCATCTCTCTCTCGCTCATCGCTCTCACTCACCTCTCTCACTCATCTCTGTGGCTCATCTCTCTGCTCAACTCTGTGGCTGATCTCTCTCGCTCACCTCTGTGGTTCATCTCTCTTTCTCGTCTGCTTTGAAAACGTCTAGAGGAGTAAATTAGAGCTTTGATTTGAGGTAAAACCCCCAAatctttttatatgtatatgtatgttagAAGGTAGATTCTGTTTGCATGTTGAAAATTTAGAGCAAACACTAGTACAGAAAATGCTTTTTGCTACGCCCCTTTTGCGTCGGTTTTATATATAACTGTCGCTCAAAACTACTTTAAGCGTCGGTTCTGTCCACAACCGACGcttaaaatgaattattttgatCTATAGCGTCGGCTCTTTTCACAGCCGACACCTAAAACCCAATCTTTTACGTCAGTTAAACATTACCCGACGCTTAAAACTAGTTTTTGGCGTCGGTTTCCCGAACACCGACGCTAAAGGGTATATTTTAGCGGCGGTTCAGTATACCCGTGGCTGTTGCTGCAACTCTCTAGCGTCGCCTTTCTTTTAACCCGACGTAATAgacattttttgaaatattaaaaaattaaaaaactgaaTAAGGTCGCGCGCATACTTGGCCCATCTGGTTTAGTTTCTCAATTGGCTCTATACGAAATTACTCTCAAATCTCAATTGCTCGAGCGAATCTCTCAGTGATTAATCTCTCAGCACTCAATCTCTCAGCGCTCAATCCCTCAACGCCCTATCCATCTCAATCTCCCAGGTAGGTGCTGCTCCCTCTCCGGGCTGTAGAACCAGGCTCTCTCTCCGGGCTGTGTTCAATCTCCCACCGAATCTCTCGGCTCTCTCCCAGTCTAAATCTCTCAGGGGCTCAATTTCAATCGCTGGGTCTGCTACAAACTAGGGTTCTTTCCTCGATTGATTGTATCTCTATGCTGGGTTTTTTGGTCGGCTGCAAAACAAGGGTTACTGGTATGTAGTT includes:
- the LOC108200663 gene encoding F-box protein CPR1, which gives rise to MKLPYELMENEILLRLPVKYLLRFRCVSKEWCRLIDSNEFGKKHWRRMIECNKRSVIFSGYDVGKFYLADFEALDGGGDAVEINGPLGALVSGAVFFGAANGLVCVAKDMMNELFIFNPSTRKGRKIPSAPADFPRSRDSSEFVQCGFGYDHVNDDYKIVKIGESCFRFSGMKVIVYSLKSDSWKRIQDVPSNVQLIGDRGIFANGALHWFAVKDPANFSEDFVSFDLGLEQFKEVPLPPNATPRRSMFPVEESLGILYKYRGSRVDLWLMNTSGAGDLWSKALSLKQPGPLGSFTYFRPITFSESRKSVLLEVDSTKLVWYEINRKAAKHVWIRGIPINFESYLYTESLLQFTNDNQDKPLQKPSQDNQDKKQHKNRDDFLSKGFKLRM
- the LOC108200941 gene encoding annexin D4, with amino-acid sequence MANTEEQLEALTSAFSGLGVDEKILISVLGKANADDRKSYRKGIQFFAEDDRSFEKWEDDHVQQLEREFSRFKNAMVYWTMHPWERDARMAKNALLKGAQSYNVIAEIACTRSSEELLGARKAYHSLYDHSIEEDLAVNVSGPECKLLVALVSAYRYEGSKVNEETAKSEAKIFCNAVKDASKNPVEDEEVIRILTTRSKLHISTLYKHYKEICGNSMDEDLDKESLLKVTVQCLSTPEAYFSKALDDALNGEAEEHTKDALTRVIVTQADANLQKITEEYHHKYRVNISDKIDEEVNGNYKDFLLTVLARGR